TTCGAGGAGTTCAAGGGCACCGGCAACGCGGAACTCGTGCTGTCGCGCCGCCTGGAGGAGCGCCGCATCTTCCCGGCCCTGGACATCCTGAAGTCCGGCACCCGCCGTGAGGAGCTGCTGCTGCAGCCTGAGGTGCTCAAGAAGATGTGGCTGCTGCGCAAGGTCATCAGCGACATGGACCCCGCCGACGCCATGGAGATGCTGCTGTCGCGGATGGGCAAGACCCGCAACAACATCGAATTCCTGCAAGGCCTTGCGGGCGGCTGAGATCGTCCACCCCCACCCTGGAGCCCCCGTGTCCGTACCGCTACGTCTTCGTCTGACCGTGGCCCTCGCGGCCGCCCTGCTCGTCCCGGCTGCGGCCGCATCTTCCGGTCCACCCAGCGGCGTGCCGGTGCCCGTGTCCCTGCTCGATCCCGCCACGCTGGTGCAGCCGGGGCCTGACGTCACGCTGGCCCCGGCGACCGCCCACCGCGTGCTGACCGTCGTGGTCTCCACCCGCGAGACGGCCGTGCAGGTGGGCCGCCGCTACGGGGTGGCGTCCGCCGGCGTGAGCCTGCTGCCGGTGTCTGGCCGCGCGCACGCCCGGCTGGCCCAGTTGAAGCTGGTGTCCAGCGAATCCGAGCGTCCGCCGCGGCGCCCGGCGTCCGTGCAGGTGTACCGCGTGCGCGCCGGCGACACCCTGGCAGGCATCGCGGGCCGCTTCGGCCTGACCATCGTGGACCTGCTGGGGGTGAACCTCGACCGGTCCAGCCTCGACCGCGTGCATATCGGCGAGACCCTCAACGTGCCCACGCGTGAGCGCGGCCTGCTGCTGCGCATCAAGCCCGGCCAGTCCGCGCTGTCGCTGATCGCCGGGTACGGCGCGGACCTCGTGCAGACGGCCCGCGCCAACGGCGCACTGCCCACCGAGCTGACCGTGGGCGACGCCCTGCTGCTGCCCGGCGTGCGCGCCGAGGGCTTCCAGCAGCAGCTCCTCGCGCAGCGCGCGGCCGAGAAGCGCGCGGCCGTGGTGTACGCCCAGCAGCAGCAGTACGAGCGGTTCCTGGCGTGGAAGACGGCGCAGGCCCGGCAGCGGGCCGTGGCAGCCGCGCAGCGCCAGGAGCAGTACGACCGCTACCTCGCGTGGCAGCAGTCCGAGGAGCGCCGGGCGAAGATCCAGGCCTACGAGCGGCAGGTGCAGTTCGAGGCGGCGCAGGCTGCCCTGCGGCAGCGCGAAGCGGCCGCCGCGAAGGTGGCCGCCGCCCGCCCGACCGCCGCGCGCCGCGCCAGCGAGTCCGGCGCGGTGGTCCAGCGGGCGTCCACCGGGGCCTCGGGGCTGGCGTGGCCGATGCGTGCGTACCGCATCACCAGCCGCT
This region of Deinococcus metalli genomic DNA includes:
- a CDS encoding M23 family metallopeptidase; the encoded protein is MSVPLRLRLTVALAAALLVPAAAASSGPPSGVPVPVSLLDPATLVQPGPDVTLAPATAHRVLTVVVSTRETAVQVGRRYGVASAGVSLLPVSGRAHARLAQLKLVSSESERPPRRPASVQVYRVRAGDTLAGIAGRFGLTIVDLLGVNLDRSSLDRVHIGETLNVPTRERGLLLRIKPGQSALSLIAGYGADLVQTARANGALPTELTVGDALLLPGVRAEGFQQQLLAQRAAEKRAAVVYAQQQQYERFLAWKTAQARQRAVAAAQRQEQYDRYLAWQQSEERRAKIQAYERQVQFEAAQAALRQREAAAAKVAAARPTAARRASESGAVVQRASTGASGLAWPMRAYRITSRFGERDIAFHREVFHGGVDLAAPYGSPIYAALDGEVTASGYGDYGLNVFTVSGNSTVVYGHMSRAAVVAGQHVVQGQLLGYVGCSGICTGPHLHFEVRLGGRPVDPLALLP